The following coding sequences lie in one Psychrobacter arenosus genomic window:
- a CDS encoding KpsF/GutQ family sugar-phosphate isomerase, whose product MKTYNITGNSELFQLNYLRAGCKSVLIEIKALITLYQQLDINFDQACQTILNCKGRLIITGMGKSGLVGRKIAATMASTGTPAFFVHPGEAGHGDLGMIVKGDVVLAISNSGNSDEINVLLPVIKKLDLPLISITKNLSGRLAEEADVTLTLGEFEEACPMGLAPTSSTTATMVLGDALAIALLEARGFKSEDFALSHPAGSLGKKLLTTVADLMKSDANIPLVSGDTSIIDALFEITEKRLGMTAVFSEEGKWGILTDGDIRRLLTQGQDMNKPISSVMKQNPITTSPETMAADALNIMRNKKVNQLLVMDDSRLVGVLALRDLVHAGIS is encoded by the coding sequence ATGAAAACTTATAATATTACGGGTAATTCTGAATTATTTCAGCTAAATTATTTGAGAGCTGGATGTAAATCAGTTTTAATTGAGATTAAAGCTCTAATTACTCTCTATCAGCAATTAGATATAAATTTTGACCAGGCCTGCCAAACTATCCTAAATTGCAAAGGCCGACTCATTATAACTGGAATGGGGAAGTCCGGACTAGTAGGTCGTAAAATTGCTGCTACCATGGCATCTACAGGTACTCCTGCATTTTTTGTCCATCCCGGCGAGGCGGGTCATGGCGACTTAGGTATGATAGTTAAAGGGGATGTAGTTTTAGCTATTTCTAACTCTGGAAATAGTGATGAGATAAACGTTCTCTTACCTGTTATTAAAAAATTAGATTTACCTTTAATAAGTATTACTAAGAATTTATCTGGTAGATTGGCTGAAGAAGCAGATGTCACTTTAACGTTAGGTGAGTTCGAAGAGGCATGTCCTATGGGTCTAGCACCGACTTCTAGTACTACGGCTACTATGGTACTTGGAGATGCTTTAGCCATTGCGTTGCTAGAGGCCAGAGGATTTAAGTCAGAAGATTTTGCTCTATCGCATCCGGCTGGTTCTTTAGGTAAAAAGCTTTTAACTACAGTAGCAGATTTGATGAAGTCTGATGCTAATATTCCTTTAGTTAGTGGTGATACTAGTATTATAGATGCCTTATTCGAGATTACAGAAAAGCGTTTGGGTATGACAGCTGTGTTTTCTGAAGAAGGAAAATGGGGGATTTTAACTGACGGAGACATTAGAAGGCTATTGACTCAAGGTCAGGATATGAATAAACCTATTTCTAGTGTCATGAAGCAGAATCCAATTACTACTAGTCCAGAAACTATGGCTGCAGATGCTTTAAATATTATGCGTAATAAAAAAGTCAACCAACTACTAGTCATGGATGACAGTCGTTTAGTTGGTGTTCTTGCTCTTCGTGACTTAGTACATGCGGGCATCAGTTAA
- the kdsA gene encoding 3-deoxy-8-phosphooctulonate synthase, whose protein sequence is MMNLKLSENITVGNDLPFVLFGGINVLESRELALTTCEAYVKITEKLGIPYVFKASFDKANRSSIHSFRGPGLDEGLKILQEVKDTFGVMVISDVHETYQCAPAAEVIDILQLPAFLARQTDLVKALAETGKPVNIKKPQFLSPEQMKNIINKFREMGNDKLMLCERGSCFGYDNLVVDMLGLGVMKRVSNNLPIIFDVTHSLQTRNSGSDASGGRRDQIVELARSGMGAGLAGLFLEAHPDPASAKCDGPSALPLDKLEPFLQQMKQIDDLIKSLPSLDIN, encoded by the coding sequence ATAATGAATCTTAAATTATCGGAAAATATCACTGTTGGAAATGATCTGCCCTTCGTTTTATTTGGTGGTATCAACGTTTTAGAATCTCGAGAGTTAGCTTTAACTACTTGTGAAGCTTACGTCAAAATTACTGAGAAACTTGGCATACCCTATGTTTTCAAAGCCAGTTTTGATAAAGCCAATCGCTCTTCGATTCATTCTTTTCGTGGGCCTGGCTTAGATGAGGGTCTTAAGATACTACAAGAGGTTAAAGATACCTTTGGTGTTATGGTGATTTCAGATGTGCATGAGACTTATCAATGTGCGCCCGCTGCTGAAGTTATTGATATACTCCAACTACCAGCATTTTTGGCTAGACAAACAGATTTAGTTAAAGCTTTAGCTGAGACAGGTAAGCCTGTAAATATTAAGAAGCCTCAGTTTTTGAGCCCTGAACAGATGAAAAATATCATCAATAAGTTTCGTGAGATGGGTAATGATAAGTTAATGCTTTGTGAGCGAGGCAGCTGTTTTGGATATGATAATCTAGTCGTTGATATGTTGGGTTTAGGGGTAATGAAGCGTGTCAGTAATAACTTACCTATCATCTTTGATGTGACCCATTCTTTACAAACAAGAAATTCAGGCAGTGATGCCTCAGGCGGGAGACGGGATCAAATTGTAGAATTGGCTCGTTCAGGTATGGGGGCTGGTTTAGCGGGGTTATTCTTAGAAGCACATCCTGATCCAGCCTCGGCCAAATGTGATGGTCCAAGTGCGCTTCCATTAGATAAGTTAGAGCCTTTTTTACAGCAGATGAAGCAGATTGATGATTTAATTAAATCTTTACCTAGCTTAGATATCAATTAG
- a CDS encoding acyltransferase, whose product MIFNVDSNFSKNGNKIVAPSSLKNVRCEFSGTDNLLVIHEDARISDILFQFPSNHGLIVIGKGVRVRGRVRAGYKSKVYIGDWTTSTTSIQIFTAEHTKVVVGEDNMFAHNVMIRSEDGHGIFDVESGERVNKSRDVIIGAHVWIAENSIVLAGSCIGSGTTIGCLSLVKGFIPNNCVAVGSPAKVVKKNTVWERTNLAFSEPWIRDNSVHQNIKSTPYYFKTKDDRNILLGQSVMKMQELYE is encoded by the coding sequence ATGATATTCAATGTTGATAGTAACTTTTCTAAGAACGGTAACAAGATAGTTGCTCCTAGCTCTCTTAAGAATGTTAGATGCGAATTTTCGGGAACCGATAATTTACTGGTGATTCATGAAGACGCCCGAATTAGTGATATATTGTTTCAGTTTCCATCAAACCATGGATTGATAGTTATTGGTAAAGGTGTAAGAGTTAGGGGAAGAGTGAGAGCAGGTTACAAATCAAAAGTCTACATTGGAGATTGGACTACTTCAACTACTTCTATACAAATATTTACTGCTGAACATACGAAGGTTGTAGTAGGTGAAGATAACATGTTTGCTCATAATGTTATGATTAGATCAGAAGATGGTCATGGCATTTTCGATGTTGAAAGTGGAGAAAGGGTTAATAAATCTAGAGACGTAATTATTGGAGCTCATGTATGGATTGCTGAAAACTCTATAGTTTTAGCAGGTTCTTGTATTGGTTCAGGAACCACTATCGGTTGTTTGTCATTGGTAAAGGGTTTTATTCCGAATAATTGTGTTGCAGTGGGGTCTCCTGCTAAAGTCGTTAAAAAGAATACAGTTTGGGAGAGGACTAATTTAGCATTTTCTGAACCGTGGATAAGAGATAATTCTGTTCACCAAAATATAAAATCAACTCCATATTATTTTAAAACCAAAGATGATAGGAATATTTTATTAGGTCAAAGTGTGATGAAAATGCAGGAATTATATGAATGA
- a CDS encoding UTP--glucose-1-phosphate uridylyltransferase — translation MTIINNNTQENNSQSSVTHAVIPVAGFGTRMLPLSKAVPKELLPLGNRPAIHYVIEEAIAAGIKHIVLVGHAQKSAIENYFDLNAELDTQLRQKGKDELADSLNWLPEDVSISMIRQGKPLGLGHAVLAARPIIGEHSFAVLLPDVVLNPFTTDMSQDNLAFMIDEFATSNHSQILVDEVADSDVHKYGVAKLKAAEDLSQVQADSNASFAVAGFVEKPNLADAPSKLAVVGRYVFSNRIFDYLAETKPSVGGEIQLTDAIDALISTEGVNVATMRGDSFDAGDMTSYMRAFIYFAERQLADETSA, via the coding sequence ATGACTATAATCAATAATAATACCCAAGAGAATAACTCTCAAAGTAGCGTTACCCACGCCGTAATCCCAGTAGCCGGCTTCGGCACCCGCATGTTGCCACTCTCTAAAGCCGTGCCTAAAGAATTGCTGCCGCTAGGCAACCGTCCTGCCATTCATTATGTCATTGAAGAAGCCATTGCCGCCGGTATTAAGCATATCGTGCTGGTTGGCCATGCGCAAAAAAGCGCCATTGAAAACTACTTTGATCTCAATGCTGAGCTGGATACGCAGCTGCGCCAAAAGGGTAAAGACGAATTAGCCGATAGTCTGAATTGGTTACCCGAAGACGTAAGTATCTCAATGATTCGTCAAGGTAAGCCACTAGGGCTAGGCCATGCCGTATTGGCAGCGCGTCCTATCATTGGTGAGCACAGTTTTGCGGTCTTACTGCCTGATGTAGTGCTTAATCCGTTTACCACCGATATGAGCCAAGATAATTTAGCGTTTATGATAGATGAGTTTGCCACCTCTAACCATTCGCAAATCTTAGTCGACGAAGTGGCGGATAGTGATGTGCACAAGTATGGTGTTGCTAAGCTCAAAGCGGCAGAAGATTTAAGCCAAGTTCAAGCCGATAGCAACGCAAGTTTTGCGGTAGCCGGCTTTGTCGAAAAACCTAATTTAGCGGATGCGCCTTCTAAATTAGCGGTGGTTGGCCGTTATGTCTTTAGTAACCGTATTTTTGATTATTTAGCTGAAACTAAACCTTCAGTGGGTGGCGAGATCCAGCTTACTGATGCTATTGATGCTTTGATTAGCACTGAAGGTGTGAATGTGGCTACGATGCGCGGTGACAGTTTTGACGCCGGTGATATGACCAGTTATATGCGCGCCTTTATCTATTTCGCTGAGCGCCAGCTCGCTGACGAGACTTCAGCATAA
- a CDS encoding capsular polysaccharide export protein, LipB/KpsS family, which produces MKQLKQYYIPILQALKRYSQHPNQRIALVIGMLPWQAYVGEWVLEDSHVQIQRHFHKRYFQLFLKPFIKMVNPVIYIWGYKAPDFFIDYARKQNLDIFFLEDGFIRSGPEDSKYDPPLSIVMDSQAPYFDTTRSNDLTDLMANFDFEQDGFDEQLAQEMLDYYVSHRVSKYNQQPKVDVRAIYGEKSRERILVLGQVPHDDALKYGGGEDITLLDLTRQAITNNPDAQIIVKPHPMTLQDRPLVESLTALNCLILDQPIHLVDALETVDHVYTITSLGGFEALLRGKKVTVLGRPFYGGWCENGSKKGLFSRAQIFYLAYCVYNSKLADTLIDI; this is translated from the coding sequence ATGAAACAACTCAAGCAATATTATATTCCTATTCTACAAGCCCTTAAGCGCTATAGCCAGCACCCTAATCAACGTATTGCCTTAGTAATCGGTATGTTACCTTGGCAAGCCTATGTAGGCGAATGGGTACTGGAAGATAGTCATGTACAAATTCAGCGTCACTTTCATAAACGCTATTTTCAATTATTTCTCAAACCTTTTATTAAAATGGTCAACCCGGTTATTTATATTTGGGGGTATAAAGCACCAGACTTCTTTATTGATTATGCCCGTAAGCAAAATTTAGATATTTTCTTTTTAGAAGATGGTTTTATTCGCTCTGGACCTGAAGATAGTAAATACGATCCGCCACTGTCCATCGTCATGGACTCGCAAGCACCCTATTTCGATACTACCCGATCCAACGACCTAACAGATTTAATGGCAAACTTTGACTTTGAGCAAGACGGCTTTGACGAGCAACTGGCGCAAGAGATGTTGGACTATTACGTCTCGCATCGCGTCAGTAAATATAATCAACAACCCAAAGTAGATGTTAGGGCTATTTATGGAGAAAAGAGCCGTGAGCGCATACTAGTATTGGGTCAAGTACCGCATGATGATGCCCTGAAATATGGCGGTGGTGAAGATATCACACTGTTAGATTTAACCAGGCAGGCTATCACGAATAATCCTGATGCTCAAATAATCGTCAAACCTCATCCAATGACCTTACAAGATAGACCACTAGTAGAGTCTTTAACGGCGCTGAATTGTCTAATCTTAGACCAACCCATTCATTTGGTCGATGCGCTAGAGACTGTGGATCATGTCTATACGATCACTTCTTTAGGCGGGTTTGAGGCTTTGCTAAGAGGCAAAAAGGTCACCGTTTTAGGGCGACCTTTTTATGGAGGCTGGTGTGAGAATGGTAGTAAAAAAGGTCTTTTCAGTAGAGCGCAGATTTTTTATTTAGCTTACTGTGTTTATAATAGTAAGCTTGCTGATACTCTAATTGATATCTAA
- the pgi gene encoding glucose-6-phosphate isomerase, with protein MSEVSKSRPLLPNNLPAWQTLETLGQQHWSLADLFTKDTERAQTFSTAAEGIYFDYSKQCLDAEVKDALLELAQQSQLIEKIQALFAGEKVNISEQRAALHTALRLPKSAKLVVDQQEVVAQIHGSLERAEYLVERIRNGIWRGFSGKAITDVVNIGVGGSDLGPLMAATALDEWADSDIRVHFVSNMDGTQLGGLLAQLNPETTLFIVSSKSFGTIDTLSNAKTALAWLLTTKASREAVLHRHFIGISANLEKVTAWGIHPEHQLPLWDWVGGRFSMWSAIGLAVAIRIGMAQFYELLAGAHAMDEHFRTADFGANLPVLLGLIGVWNSTFLHINAHTVLPYDGRLCYLPSYLTQLEMESNGKSVTRAGEIIHYATSPVLWGEIGSNAQHAFYQLLHQGTQRVSCDFIACVQHYLEDEHGDELRYQHDLSLANCLAQSRVLAFGNHAVAAAEDAVVCDLDKFKRYRGNQPSTTMLLDELTPASFGALIALYEHKVYVMASIWDINPFDQWGVEMGKQVANDVFAELNALHDKAKDSEADGPAVQFDASTQALLRHIKAADAF; from the coding sequence ATGAGCGAAGTATCCAAATCACGCCCATTGTTGCCCAATAACCTACCGGCTTGGCAGACCTTAGAGACTTTAGGTCAGCAGCATTGGTCCTTGGCAGATTTGTTTACCAAAGATACTGAGCGTGCGCAGACCTTTAGTACCGCTGCAGAAGGTATCTATTTTGATTATTCTAAGCAGTGTTTAGATGCTGAAGTTAAAGACGCCCTGCTTGAATTAGCCCAACAAAGCCAATTAATAGAAAAGATACAGGCCTTGTTTGCTGGTGAAAAGGTCAATATTAGTGAGCAGCGTGCCGCCTTGCATACAGCGTTACGCTTGCCTAAATCTGCTAAGTTAGTGGTAGATCAGCAGGAAGTCGTTGCCCAGATTCACGGCAGTCTTGAGCGTGCTGAATATTTAGTAGAGCGGATTCGTAATGGCATCTGGCGCGGCTTCTCTGGTAAAGCTATCACCGATGTGGTGAATATTGGGGTAGGGGGTTCGGATTTAGGGCCCTTGATGGCAGCCACGGCTTTAGATGAGTGGGCGGATAGTGATATTCGTGTCCATTTCGTCTCTAATATGGATGGCACCCAGCTCGGTGGCTTATTGGCGCAATTAAACCCAGAGACCACGCTATTTATCGTCTCGTCGAAGTCGTTTGGTACTATCGATACGCTATCGAATGCCAAGACCGCTCTAGCTTGGTTATTAACCACTAAAGCCAGTCGTGAAGCCGTACTACATCGCCATTTTATTGGAATATCTGCCAATTTAGAGAAAGTGACGGCTTGGGGCATTCATCCTGAGCATCAGTTACCGTTATGGGACTGGGTCGGTGGGCGGTTTTCGATGTGGTCAGCGATCGGATTGGCAGTAGCGATTCGTATCGGTATGGCACAGTTTTATGAGTTGCTGGCCGGGGCCCATGCGATGGATGAGCATTTTCGCACAGCTGACTTTGGCGCTAATTTACCGGTATTATTAGGTCTTATTGGGGTCTGGAACAGTACCTTTTTACATATTAACGCCCATACGGTACTGCCCTATGATGGCAGGCTTTGCTATCTGCCCAGCTATTTAACGCAGTTGGAGATGGAGAGTAATGGCAAGTCAGTAACGCGGGCAGGCGAGATCATTCACTATGCCACCTCTCCCGTATTATGGGGCGAGATTGGGTCCAATGCCCAACATGCTTTCTATCAGTTATTACACCAAGGGACGCAACGGGTCTCCTGTGATTTTATCGCTTGCGTGCAGCATTATTTAGAAGACGAGCATGGAGATGAATTGCGCTATCAGCATGATTTGTCTCTGGCTAATTGCTTAGCACAAAGTCGGGTCTTAGCTTTTGGCAATCATGCCGTCGCTGCCGCAGAAGATGCCGTGGTGTGTGATTTGGATAAGTTTAAGCGTTATCGTGGCAATCAACCTTCGACAACCATGCTGTTAGATGAGCTCACGCCAGCCAGCTTCGGTGCCCTAATTGCGCTGTACGAACATAAAGTCTATGTGATGGCGAGTATTTGGGACATCAATCCTTTTGACCAATGGGGCGTCGAGATGGGTAAGCAAGTCGCCAATGATGTGTTTGCTGAATTGAATGCCCTGCATGATAAAGCTAAAGACTCAGAGGCTGATGGCCCTGCCGTGCAGTTTGATGCGTCTACTCAAGCTTTATTGCGCCATATCAAGGCTGCTGACGCTTTTTAA